In the genome of Botrytis cinerea B05.10 chromosome 13, complete sequence, one region contains:
- the Bcrpn4 gene encoding Bcrpn4, producing the protein MLAHNSASRRQLPHHPQQASYNQHGSIFNPSLPHQLPQLPQQPQTPLQPQPQPQSQPPPQSLTPSTTLTPHSAFTTNNLSNPNSFDFEGDQILFDIQQPISFASNRFQQQAPLRPAEYSSDRIFQLPSHMQQPIQSNSLMSNGQLTPTSTSRQNHHRESSLSSFGSPAAPASPYAPSTLNPQVAGESYHDFQDFHPTAPKTLTPAHTPLQENFFSSQYTHPNQYQNQNNLPFTMLNDGLPRLAGNELMSAPEIYHSQVSSRPSLATVASNDSPSTPPACEDERQQFGMTPSVDSWLSEYLLSSDFKASHRTSPHQMPKLDRTMTDAYNDELFNPNISMISAPSAAPATTQTTSNLSNDIFTQRLQAANNGHLSTQREASVLSPRERSPFQPGSPLAPTPAGYNTHNMGFGTAKHMREQQKAKDDALAMQVQYERSNPGQVTPKTISPKDVNLVYNETEEDANNPLFPPPRPAQSKAGYCQQPSIDPEPSESEDMSLSQQSYASMATTRRESSSAISTTSQSTPTQTRFKSTSPIITRDNLRQIPQRYPFVPSTQRQASNMSNMSNISNISNISNISHDFTPTLGSMESSSSDYSPDQEIQRPSNTSADSGTYTCTYHGCTRRFETPPKLQKHKRDVHRNSTSLINNMGGENRGGMTSMAQKLNSQSGPHKCERINPSTNKPCNTIFSRPYDLTRHEDTIHNAGKQKLRCKYCTEEKTFSRNDALTRHLRVVHPEIPATLTKGKRRGLGLNSE; encoded by the coding sequence ATGTTAGCTCACAACTCAGCATCGAGACGTCAGTTACCACATCACCCCCAACAAGCATCTTATAATCAGCACGGTTCCATATTTAATCCTTCTCTGCCGCACCAACTGCCACAATTACCTCAACAACCTCAAACCCCattacaaccacaaccacaaccacaatcacaaccaccaccTCAGTCTCTGACGCCTTCAACAACACTGACACCACACTCCGCTTTCACCACAaacaatctctcaaatcccaacagctttgattttgaaggcGATCAAATTCTATTCGACATCCAACAACCAATATCATTTGCCTCGAATCGATTTCAACAACAAGCTCCACTGCGACCTGCGGAATATTCCTCGGAtagaatatttcaattgcCATCTCATATGCAACAGCCCATCCAATCGAATAGTTTGATGTCGAACGGACAATTGACACCTACTTCGACTTCCAggcaaaatcatcatcgagAATCTTCACTGTCGTCATTTGGATCTCCAGCCGCCCCAGCTTCACCTTACGCACCGTCCACCTTGAATCCTCAAGTCGCTGGCGAATCATATCATGATTTTCAAGATTTCCATCCAACAGCACCGAAGACCTTGACACCAGCACACACTCCATTACAAGAGAATTTCTTCTCGTCTCAGTACACACATCCAAACCAATACCAAAATCAGAATAACCTTCCCTTCACAATGCTTAATGACGGCTTACCAAGACTGGCGGGTAACGAGCTGATGTCGGCACCAGAGATTTATCACAGTCAAGTGTCGAGTAGGCCATCGCTAGCAACGGTGGCGAGTAATGACTCACCCTCAACGCCACCGGCCTGCGAGGATGAAAGACAACAGTTCGGTATGACTCCTAGTGTGGATTCCTGGCTGAGCGAATACTTACTTTCATCCGATTTCAAAGCTTCTCACAGAACTTCTCCACATCAAATGCCAAAACTCGACCGCACCATGACAGATGCTTACAATGATGAGCTATTCAACCCCAACATATCTATGATTTCCGCTCCTTCCGCAGCTCCTGCCACAACTCAAACAACCTCGAATTTGAGTAACGACATATTCACGCAAAGGTTACAAGCAGCAAACAACGGACACCTAAGCACTCAACGAGAAGCCTCAGTCTTGTCTCCTCGCGAACGTTCACCTTTTCAACCAGGCTCACCTTTAGCTCCTACCCCGGCAGGGTACAATACCCACAATATGGGATTTGGAACTGCAAAGCACATGCGAGAACAACAAAAGGCCAAAGACGATGCGTTAGCTATGCAGGTACAGTACGAGAGGAGCAACCCAGGACAAGTCACTCCAAAAACCATCTCGCCAAAAGATGTCAACTTGGTGTACAACGAAACCGAGGAGGATGCAAACAACCCATTGTTTCCACCACCACGACCTGCGCAATCAAAAGCGGGCTATTGTCAGCAGCCATCGATTGACCCAGAGCCATCCGAGTCGGAAGACATGTCATTATCGCAACAAAGCTATGCTAGCATGGCTACAACTCGACGAGAGAGCTCGTCGGCAATTTCTACAACCTCACAAAGCACCCCCACGCAGACTCGGTTCAAATCGACAAGTCCTATAATTACTCGAGACAATCTACGACAAATACCACAACGTTACCCATTCGTTCCATCCACGCAAAGACAAGCAAGTAACATGTCGAATATGTCGAATATTTCGAACATTTCGAATATTTCGAACATCTCCCATGACTTTACACCAACCTTGGGATCGATGGAGTCTAGCAGCAGTGACTATTCCCCCGATCAAGAAATCCAGAGGCCAAGCAATACATCAGCAGATAGTGGAACATACACATGCACGTATCATGGATGCACAAGAAGGTTCGAGACACCCCCCAAACTTCAAAAACACAAGCGGGATGTTCACCGGAACTCGACATCCTTGATCAACAACATGGGTGGGGAAAACCGGGGTGGTATGACATCAATGGCGCAAAAGTTAAACAGTCAAAGTGGGCCTCACAAATGCGAACGGATCAACCCATCGACGAACAAACCCTGCAACACCATCTTCTCTCGTCCGTATGATCTGACACGACATGAAGACACAATTCACAATGCCGGAAAGCAAAAGCTGCGATGTAAATACTGTACCGAGGAGAAGACGTTTAGTCGGAATGATGCTCTGACGCGACATTTACGAGTTGTGCATCCCGAAATCCCGGCGACTCTCacgaaaggaaaaagaagaggactAGGACTTAATTCGGAATAA
- the Bcrpn4 gene encoding Bcrpn4 — MLAHNSASRRQLPHHPQQASYNQHGSIFNPSLPHQLPQLPQQPQTPLQPQPQPQSQPPPQSLTPSTTLTPHSAFTTNNLSNPNSFDFEGDQILFDIQQPISFASNRFQQQAPLRPAEYSSDRIFQLPSHMQQPIQSNSLMSNGQLTPTSTSRQNHHRESSLSSFGSPAAPASPYAPSTLNPQVAGESYHDFQDFHPTAPKTLTPAHTPLQENFFSSQYTHPNQYQNQNNLPFTMLNDGLPRLAGNELMSAPEIYHSQVSSRPSLATVASNDSPSTPPACEDERQQFASHRTSPHQMPKLDRTMTDAYNDELFNPNISMISAPSAAPATTQTTSNLSNDIFTQRLQAANNGHLSTQREASVLSPRERSPFQPGSPLAPTPAGYNTHNMGFGTAKHMREQQKAKDDALAMQVQYERSNPGQVTPKTISPKDVNLVYNETEEDANNPLFPPPRPAQSKAGYCQQPSIDPEPSESEDMSLSQQSYASMATTRRESSSAISTTSQSTPTQTRFKSTSPIITRDNLRQIPQRYPFVPSTQRQASNMSNMSNISNISNISNISHDFTPTLGSMESSSSDYSPDQEIQRPSNTSADSGTYTCTYHGCTRRFETPPKLQKHKRDVHRNSTSLINNMGGENRGGMTSMAQKLNSQSGPHKCERINPSTNKPCNTIFSRPYDLTRHEDTIHNAGKQKLRCKYCTEEKTFSRNDALTRHLRVVHPEIPATLTKGKRRGLGLNSE, encoded by the exons ATGTTAGCTCACAACTCAGCATCGAGACGTCAGTTACCACATCACCCCCAACAAGCATCTTATAATCAGCACGGTTCCATATTTAATCCTTCTCTGCCGCACCAACTGCCACAATTACCTCAACAACCTCAAACCCCattacaaccacaaccacaaccacaatcacaaccaccaccTCAGTCTCTGACGCCTTCAACAACACTGACACCACACTCCGCTTTCACCACAaacaatctctcaaatcccaacagctttgattttgaaggcGATCAAATTCTATTCGACATCCAACAACCAATATCATTTGCCTCGAATCGATTTCAACAACAAGCTCCACTGCGACCTGCGGAATATTCCTCGGAtagaatatttcaattgcCATCTCATATGCAACAGCCCATCCAATCGAATAGTTTGATGTCGAACGGACAATTGACACCTACTTCGACTTCCAggcaaaatcatcatcgagAATCTTCACTGTCGTCATTTGGATCTCCAGCCGCCCCAGCTTCACCTTACGCACCGTCCACCTTGAATCCTCAAGTCGCTGGCGAATCATATCATGATTTTCAAGATTTCCATCCAACAGCACCGAAGACCTTGACACCAGCACACACTCCATTACAAGAGAATTTCTTCTCGTCTCAGTACACACATCCAAACCAATACCAAAATCAGAATAACCTTCCCTTCACAATGCTTAATGACGGCTTACCAAGACTGGCGGGTAACGAGCTGATGTCGGCACCAGAGATTTATCACAGTCAAGTGTCGAGTAGGCCATCGCTAGCAACGGTGGCGAGTAATGACTCACCCTCAACGCCACCGGCCTGCGAGGATGAAAGACAACAGTTCG CTTCTCACAGAACTTCTCCACATCAAATGCCAAAACTCGACCGCACCATGACAGATGCTTACAATGATGAGCTATTCAACCCCAACATATCTATGATTTCCGCTCCTTCCGCAGCTCCTGCCACAACTCAAACAACCTCGAATTTGAGTAACGACATATTCACGCAAAGGTTACAAGCAGCAAACAACGGACACCTAAGCACTCAACGAGAAGCCTCAGTCTTGTCTCCTCGCGAACGTTCACCTTTTCAACCAGGCTCACCTTTAGCTCCTACCCCGGCAGGGTACAATACCCACAATATGGGATTTGGAACTGCAAAGCACATGCGAGAACAACAAAAGGCCAAAGACGATGCGTTAGCTATGCAGGTACAGTACGAGAGGAGCAACCCAGGACAAGTCACTCCAAAAACCATCTCGCCAAAAGATGTCAACTTGGTGTACAACGAAACCGAGGAGGATGCAAACAACCCATTGTTTCCACCACCACGACCTGCGCAATCAAAAGCGGGCTATTGTCAGCAGCCATCGATTGACCCAGAGCCATCCGAGTCGGAAGACATGTCATTATCGCAACAAAGCTATGCTAGCATGGCTACAACTCGACGAGAGAGCTCGTCGGCAATTTCTACAACCTCACAAAGCACCCCCACGCAGACTCGGTTCAAATCGACAAGTCCTATAATTACTCGAGACAATCTACGACAAATACCACAACGTTACCCATTCGTTCCATCCACGCAAAGACAAGCAAGTAACATGTCGAATATGTCGAATATTTCGAACATTTCGAATATTTCGAACATCTCCCATGACTTTACACCAACCTTGGGATCGATGGAGTCTAGCAGCAGTGACTATTCCCCCGATCAAGAAATCCAGAGGCCAAGCAATACATCAGCAGATAGTGGAACATACACATGCACGTATCATGGATGCACAAGAAGGTTCGAGACACCCCCCAAACTTCAAAAACACAAGCGGGATGTTCACCGGAACTCGACATCCTTGATCAACAACATGGGTGGGGAAAACCGGGGTGGTATGACATCAATGGCGCAAAAGTTAAACAGTCAAAGTGGGCCTCACAAATGCGAACGGATCAACCCATCGACGAACAAACCCTGCAACACCATCTTCTCTCGTCCGTATGATCTGACACGACATGAAGACACAATTCACAATGCCGGAAAGCAAAAGCTGCGATGTAAATACTGTACCGAGGAGAAGACGTTTAGTCGGAATGATGCTCTGACGCGACATTTACGAGTTGTGCATCCCGAAATCCCGGCGACTCTCacgaaaggaaaaagaagaggactAGGACTTAATTCGGAATAA